From the Corythoichthys intestinalis isolate RoL2023-P3 chromosome 13, ASM3026506v1, whole genome shotgun sequence genome, one window contains:
- the vgf gene encoding neurosecretory protein VGF yields MGPHYASSALLLLLLIVVSSADPTAPPEVGRLVPTGTELRRDERTVESASKEDLFDDVDPKTLAALLLGSLNRTRPETRREEDEREERDRDGRLKLELLMAAQGKEERKKAEEEEEKMTERVSSRTTSQTLQVQREPTPEQSVEEEQLNPEELKNLETVMKEFPRLDTAVKRAEVSEPDQRTSRGYSSFNDIIPLNKGNNVAMSKKKLKWQEETQKAMNVPSFRGKFDDWKDGGDIDDQEEEEEPLSPEEEEARAKAEQEEMRRQAAEVQQAKLEEEKLADIASDMLLRYMVKQNGGKYAPSSPDAAEDKRSEEEREDDDIDPQTIDKLIEISSKLHLPADDVVDIISDVEKKKKKDASPHASFPEPDDAPLRSPVSKQPSLNLMKNWFQEQTPKELWSNPPPQPYSWLKSPKKPIPWGWSRYPYTQPLFYPVYYPPPRPSFRYYIPKAGVASDAFLPRSRDGAYAAFRPKQRYLNWVQPLLRKPPVPLQRKPYYPRYRLPYPQRLRLPQEQFYKGLLTDNKSHLEKYIEQLLAKRPRA; encoded by the coding sequence ATGGGACCCCACTACGCTTCAAGTGCCCTTCTTCTGCTTCTCTTGATAGTGGTGTCCTCTGCCGACCCTACGGCACCACCTGAAGTCGGGCGTCTCGTCCCTACAGGAACGGAGCTCCGGAGAGACGAGCGAACGGTCGAAAGCGCGTCGAAAGAAGACCTCTTCGACGACGTGGACCCAAAAACTCTGGCCGCCCTTTTACTGGGGTCCCTCAATCGCACGCGGCCAGAAACCAGGAGGGAAGAAGATGAACGTGAGGAACGGGACAGAGACGGGCGACTGAAGTTGGAGCTTCTGATGGCCGCCCAAGGGAAGGAAGAGAGGAAGAAAGCTGAGGAAGAAGAGGAAAAGATGACCGAAAGGGTGAGCAGTCGCACCACCAGCCAAACGCTCCAGGTCCAGAGGGAACCAACGCCCGAGCAAAGCGTCGAGGAGGAGCAGCTCAACCCGGAGGAACTGAAGAATCTCGAGACTGTGATGAAGGAATTTCCTCGCTTGGACACGGCGGTGAAAAGAGCGGAGGTTTCCGAGCCCGACCAGAGGACGAGTCGGGGCTACAGCAGCTTCAATGACATCATCCCCTTGAACAAAGGCAACAACGTGGCCATGTCCAAGAAGAAACTGAAATGGCAAGAGGAGACACAGAAGGCCATGAACGTTCCGTCGTTCAGAGGAAAATTCGATGACTGGAAAGATGGTGGGGACATCGATGACcaagaggaagaagaggagccctTGAGTCCAGAGGAAGAGGAAGCCCGAGCCAAAGCCGAGCAAGAGGAGATGAGGAGGCAGGCGGCGGAGGTGCAGCAAGCCAAGCTGGAGGAAGAGAAGTTGGCCGACATCGCCTCGGACATGCTTCTGCGCTACATGGTCAAGCAAAACGGAGGCAAGTACGCGCCGTCGTCTCCGGATGCTGCTGAGGACAAAAGGTCAGAGGAAGAGCGGGAGGACGACGACATCGACCCTCAGACGATCGACAAGCTGATCGAGATCTCCAGCAAGCTCCACCTGCCCGCCGACGACGTGGTGGACATCATCAGCGACgtggagaagaagaagaagaaagacgCCAGCCCGCACGCCAGTTTCCCGGAACCTGACGACGCTCCGCTCCGCTCACCTGTCTCTAAGCAACCATCCCTCAATCTCATGAAAAACTGGTTTCAGGAGCAAACGCCGAAGGAGCTTTGGAGCAATCCTCCACCGCAACCATACTCGTGGCTTAAATCGCCGAAGAAACCCATCCCTTGGGGATGGAGTCGCTACCCCTACACGCAGCCCCTCTTCTACCCAGTTTACTACCCTCCACCTCGTCCCTCGTTCCGCTACTACATCCCCAAAGCCGGCGTGGCCTCGGACGCCTTTCTGCCCCGCTCCCGGGACGGCGCGTACGCCGCCTTCCGTCCCAAGCAACGCTACCTCAACTGGGTGCAGCCCCTTTTGAGAAAGCCCCCGGTTCCCCTCCAGCGCAAACCCTACTACCCCAGATACCGCCTCCCATACCCGCAGAGGCTCCGCCTGCCACAGGAGCAGTTTTATAAAGGACTCTTAACAGACAATAAATCTCACTTGGAGAAATACATTGAGCAGCTACTGGCAAAGAGACCGCGGGCGTAG